The proteins below are encoded in one region of Fibrobacter sp.:
- a CDS encoding phage holin family protein: protein MEILLNILILAGIIYVIDLLLPAVHVDSIGTALVVAIVYSLINFLLGWFFTFITFPLIFLTLGLFKFVINAIFLWLTDKLIKGFRIDGFGWTLVTALLISLGSTLVHSLIRF, encoded by the coding sequence ATGGAGATACTGTTAAACATACTGATCCTTGCCGGAATCATCTACGTTATCGACCTTTTGCTTCCTGCGGTTCACGTGGATAGCATAGGTACAGCACTAGTTGTCGCGATCGTTTACAGCCTGATCAATTTTCTTCTGGGCTGGTTTTTCACCTTCATTACCTTCCCACTCATTTTTCTCACTTTAGGCCTTTTCAAATTCGTTATCAACGCCATTTTTCTCTGGCTCACCGATAAGCTCATAAAAGGGTTCCGTATTGACGGTTTCGGGTGGACCCTTGTGACGGCGCTGCTGATTTCGCTGGGGAGTACGCTCGTGCATTCGTTGATCAGGTTTTAG
- a CDS encoding arylsulfatase: MSNHIPREVLPIPRHRQASSAMYDYRDPEARYKPIAPLRPPEGAPNILLVLLDDAGFGSNSAFGGPCRTPVFERLANNGLRYTRFHTTALCSPTRQALLTGRNHHSVGMGVVSDMATTAPGYTSQRPDSAATIAEVLKLNGYSTAQFGKCHEVPTWEWSPMGPFDRWPTNSGFEYFYGFIGGETNQFYPSLIEGTKAMNPGKTPEEGYHLSEDLAEKACRWIGQQRSLAPDKPFFLYFAPGATHAPIHVPEGWRDRYKGAFDEGWDVLREKTFHRQKELGVIPKECELTPRPEGIPAWNDISEKMKPVLIRQMELYAAFLEHTDYCVGRVVDMIESMGELDNTLIWIITGDNGASGEGTLNGTWNESLTMTGMTDIETPEFLLEHLDSLGTSESYPQYSLGWAHAMDTPYQWTKRVASHWGGTRNGLIVHWPGGIKPRGELRHQFHHVIDVAPTFLEVAGLPHPSIVNGHEQQPIEGVSLVYTFDSPNAPGRHETQYFEILGNRGIYHLGWTASTAHNPPVLVHQKRDLDDDIWELYDTNTDWSQAHDLAQKYPEKLRELQCLFLSEAARHNVLPLDDRTAERADPDRAGRPVLPGSRRQRLYPGIGRLNAFCVINTKNKSHRVTAEIIVPGNGCEGVIVAQGGFPGGWSLYTKEGLLKYCYNFYGIDLFHVKSAEPIPEGKHLAGMEFKYDGGGVAKGGTVHLFVDNRIVGEGRVGRTQPLPFASDEPLEIGSDNGSPVTSDYSIRNFIGEVNWVEIEIPEGAVDNSSEISGEQRLRAALITD, encoded by the coding sequence ATGTCAAACCATATTCCGCGTGAGGTGCTTCCGATTCCACGTCACAGGCAGGCGAGCTCAGCGATGTACGATTACAGGGATCCTGAGGCCAGGTACAAGCCGATAGCTCCTTTGCGTCCTCCAGAAGGGGCGCCTAATATATTGCTTGTTCTGCTTGATGATGCCGGGTTTGGTTCGAACAGCGCTTTTGGTGGCCCCTGCCGCACACCTGTATTTGAGCGGCTTGCCAATAATGGTCTGCGCTATACCAGGTTCCATACTACTGCATTGTGTTCACCGACCCGTCAGGCCTTGTTGACCGGCCGCAACCATCATTCTGTAGGGATGGGTGTTGTTTCCGACATGGCAACTACCGCTCCGGGGTACACATCACAACGGCCAGATTCTGCTGCAACCATCGCTGAAGTACTGAAACTGAACGGGTATTCAACCGCGCAGTTTGGCAAATGTCATGAGGTCCCGACATGGGAGTGGAGCCCGATGGGGCCTTTTGACCGATGGCCGACAAACAGCGGATTTGAGTACTTCTATGGCTTTATCGGAGGTGAAACGAACCAGTTTTACCCCAGTCTTATTGAGGGCACGAAGGCCATGAATCCTGGTAAAACGCCGGAGGAGGGGTACCATCTGAGTGAGGATCTTGCGGAGAAAGCATGTCGATGGATAGGGCAGCAGCGCTCGCTTGCACCTGACAAGCCCTTTTTCCTCTATTTTGCTCCGGGTGCAACACATGCGCCGATCCATGTTCCTGAGGGTTGGCGCGACCGCTACAAAGGAGCTTTTGATGAGGGTTGGGATGTGCTTCGGGAAAAAACATTTCATCGCCAGAAAGAGCTTGGGGTGATTCCGAAGGAGTGCGAGCTTACGCCAAGGCCGGAGGGTATCCCTGCCTGGAACGATATCTCAGAAAAGATGAAACCTGTGTTGATCCGTCAGATGGAGCTTTATGCCGCGTTTCTTGAACATACGGATTACTGTGTCGGGCGGGTGGTTGACATGATAGAGAGTATGGGTGAGTTGGATAATACTCTGATCTGGATTATAACCGGTGATAACGGCGCATCGGGTGAAGGTACACTTAACGGGACCTGGAATGAGTCTCTGACTATGACCGGGATGACAGATATCGAGACGCCTGAGTTCCTGCTTGAACATCTCGATTCACTTGGAACCTCTGAGTCATATCCTCAGTACTCTCTAGGATGGGCACATGCGATGGATACGCCGTATCAGTGGACAAAGAGGGTTGCTTCACACTGGGGTGGTACACGAAATGGTCTGATTGTCCACTGGCCGGGTGGAATAAAGCCTCGCGGTGAGCTCCGTCATCAATTCCATCATGTAATAGATGTCGCACCGACATTTCTTGAAGTCGCAGGACTACCGCATCCATCGATTGTCAACGGCCATGAACAGCAGCCGATCGAGGGTGTCAGCTTGGTTTACACATTTGATTCTCCCAATGCACCTGGCAGACACGAGACACAGTATTTCGAAATACTGGGTAACCGGGGTATCTATCATCTGGGCTGGACAGCATCTACCGCGCACAATCCTCCTGTTCTGGTTCATCAGAAGCGAGACTTGGATGACGATATATGGGAACTTTACGATACGAATACCGACTGGTCCCAGGCGCATGATCTGGCGCAGAAATACCCGGAGAAACTTCGTGAGCTTCAGTGCCTATTCCTCAGTGAGGCCGCGAGACATAATGTTTTACCGCTTGATGACCGGACTGCGGAACGTGCGGATCCTGATCGCGCGGGACGTCCTGTATTGCCAGGTTCACGCAGGCAGAGATTGTACCCTGGCATAGGCAGGTTGAATGCTTTCTGTGTAATAAATACGAAAAACAAATCTCATCGGGTAACAGCGGAAATAATCGTGCCCGGTAATGGCTGTGAAGGGGTGATTGTGGCCCAGGGAGGTTTTCCGGGCGGATGGTCCCTTTACACAAAAGAGGGGCTGCTGAAATACTGCTACAATTTTTATGGAATCGACCTATTTCATGTAAAGAGTGCTGAACCGATCCCGGAAGGAAAGCATCTTGCGGGGATGGAGTTTAAGTACGATGGTGGTGGTGTAGCGAAAGGAGGTACTGTTCATCTTTTTGTAGACAACCGGATCGTGGGGGAAGGCCGTGTTGGGAGAACTCAGCCGCTTCCGTTTGCAAGTGATGAACCGCTGGAGATCGGCAGTGACAATGGGTCACCTGTTACTTCTGATTACAGTATCCGTAATTTCATCGGTGAAGTTAACTGGGTTGAGATAGAGATTCCCGAAGGAGCTGTGGACAACAGCAGTGAGATTTCCGGTGAACAGCGGTTGAGAGCTGCCCTGATTACAGATTAG
- a CDS encoding transporter, with product MVLLEYLLNISVLLFPIASMLAVGLNFSFMHIIRPMRYPDRVFRALVSNFVLVPLLAVGISRLLSLDPPLEAGVILVGTAAGAPFLLKLTGVANADVRLGASLLLLLMPLTVVYMPLVVPLLLSDISVSAINIAVPLILTMILPLIVGHTLDSTAPSLARRLQPIAAKTSTIVLVVLIFSTVALNAGLFWDLGITAITAAVLLTAGGFFMGYLLSSSGFNRRAVMGLGAGQRNIAAALVVASQDFTDPKTLSMVVLFSVVDLLVLFPIALYLRRGSPLSQPPGNVGRTVSVQG from the coding sequence ATGGTTCTTCTCGAATACCTTCTAAACATCTCCGTTCTCCTATTCCCAATCGCCAGCATGCTCGCCGTGGGGCTCAATTTTTCGTTTATGCACATAATAAGACCCATGCGATATCCGGATCGGGTATTCCGGGCGCTCGTTTCCAATTTTGTTCTTGTGCCGCTGCTTGCAGTTGGAATCTCACGTCTCCTGTCACTTGATCCTCCATTGGAAGCTGGAGTTATCCTGGTCGGGACCGCTGCAGGTGCGCCATTTCTTCTTAAGTTAACTGGGGTCGCCAATGCCGATGTGAGGCTGGGTGCATCACTTCTTCTCCTTTTGATGCCCCTCACAGTCGTATACATGCCCCTGGTGGTGCCGCTGCTGCTCTCCGATATATCGGTGAGTGCCATAAATATTGCAGTGCCTCTGATTTTGACCATGATATTACCATTGATTGTCGGGCACACACTGGACTCAACGGCACCATCGCTGGCAAGACGCCTGCAGCCAATAGCCGCCAAGACCTCGACTATAGTGCTGGTGGTCTTGATTTTCTCAACTGTGGCGCTCAATGCGGGTCTTTTCTGGGATCTGGGTATTACTGCAATCACTGCGGCAGTTCTCCTCACTGCTGGCGGATTTTTCATGGGATATCTTTTAAGCAGTTCGGGCTTCAACCGTCGTGCAGTGATGGGCCTGGGTGCGGGGCAGCGCAACATAGCAGCAGCCCTGGTTGTCGCATCCCAAGATTTCACTGACCCAAAGACACTCTCCATGGTTGTCTTATTCTCTGTGGTCGACCTGTTGGTACTGTTTCCTATCGCATTGTATTTACGCCGGGGTTCGCCGCTTTCCCAGCCTCCGGGCAATGTGGGCCGTACTGTGTCTGTTCAAGGGTAG
- a CDS encoding AAA family ATPase, protein MPIQTQNPTIKPSILAHILKSSRRLGDLELRQARFFSSCIPEETLRDDFHILMLLLLACLYKGYPAAGEKEMVECVEGISDVSIPGSENASEVSSLLQNPSSLPDAVKDWFHRITDENVIGSMAPLAGVALNDEGNWQPLVVYDKTRKSFSFQAYFISTDMLSAAIPEMLKAEKTGLDIKKARAVLSNSLKVAFAGRSAHVRQVLAGIISLMHRFTVISGGPGTGKSTVVHLVIRAVCEYYDIPPSAVILCAPTGRAKARLLEAVTRNLSQDDPFASVQARTLHSLLRIGREGKPLYNKDNILPCKLVVVDEVSMVDMRLFAQLIDALSPDCRLILAGDMDQLPPVDAGAVLGDLTSRLAANSGQASISKESLALAEKILSGLDQVESVDELYSAQTDKENMMVDHAVFLTRNYRSDKGIMEWWEGYFSGKVKKDSSSVEYLSGSDLENRFTEWTERYMDEVYKPWKESLRPLLIDKNTGNSMSLAADLRKLIGVRRLLCCVNEGSYGRNRANSDCDAIFRRLKGMTGRIYRWHDGQPVIVNRNQENLGLYNGDLGIVLEDDEGLWGCFPVQDGVLRVPVERISDLDQAYAISVHKSQGSEFEEIMLLVPENSSMPVSRQLIYTAITRAKHRVCIVDPGKLISNESLLPVEERYSLLSEIL, encoded by the coding sequence ATGCCTATACAAACCCAAAACCCGACCATTAAACCATCCATTCTGGCTCATATTCTCAAATCCTCACGCCGTCTGGGCGACCTCGAACTCCGCCAGGCCCGGTTCTTCTCCTCCTGCATCCCCGAGGAGACTCTCAGGGATGATTTCCATATCCTCATGCTCCTCCTTCTGGCGTGCCTTTACAAGGGATACCCTGCCGCAGGGGAAAAAGAGATGGTCGAATGTGTCGAGGGAATATCTGATGTCAGTATTCCGGGAAGTGAAAATGCATCGGAGGTCTCTTCGCTGCTGCAGAATCCATCATCTTTGCCCGATGCGGTAAAAGACTGGTTTCATCGCATAACAGATGAGAACGTAATCGGCTCAATGGCTCCGCTTGCGGGTGTAGCTTTAAATGACGAGGGTAACTGGCAGCCGCTTGTTGTCTATGATAAAACCCGGAAGTCATTCAGTTTTCAGGCATATTTTATCAGTACAGACATGCTCTCTGCCGCGATTCCTGAGATGCTCAAAGCAGAGAAGACCGGGCTTGATATCAAAAAGGCAAGGGCAGTCTTATCCAACTCCTTAAAGGTTGCTTTTGCAGGCCGCAGTGCGCATGTTCGTCAGGTACTTGCCGGGATAATCTCTCTTATGCACAGGTTTACTGTTATTTCAGGAGGGCCCGGCACCGGCAAAAGCACCGTTGTGCATCTTGTCATAAGGGCAGTTTGCGAATACTACGATATTCCTCCTTCCGCTGTTATACTGTGTGCGCCCACCGGAAGGGCAAAGGCACGTCTTCTGGAGGCTGTGACACGGAATCTCTCTCAGGATGACCCTTTTGCATCTGTTCAGGCGCGCACTCTTCATTCCCTCTTAAGAATCGGCAGGGAGGGAAAACCTCTTTACAATAAAGATAACATACTTCCATGCAAGCTGGTTGTTGTGGATGAGGTGAGCATGGTTGACATGAGGCTTTTCGCTCAGCTTATCGATGCGCTCTCTCCCGATTGCCGTCTGATACTTGCCGGTGACATGGATCAGCTTCCTCCGGTCGACGCGGGTGCGGTTCTTGGTGACCTTACATCCAGGCTTGCGGCAAACTCCGGGCAGGCATCCATTTCAAAGGAATCTCTTGCCCTGGCTGAGAAGATACTCTCAGGGCTCGATCAGGTTGAGTCGGTGGATGAGCTTTATTCCGCTCAGACGGATAAAGAGAACATGATGGTGGATCATGCTGTTTTTCTTACACGTAATTACCGTTCCGACAAGGGCATAATGGAATGGTGGGAGGGGTATTTCAGCGGTAAAGTAAAGAAGGATTCCTCATCGGTGGAGTATCTTTCCGGATCTGACCTGGAGAACCGTTTCACGGAATGGACAGAGAGATACATGGATGAGGTCTACAAACCCTGGAAAGAGAGTTTACGTCCTTTACTTATAGACAAAAATACCGGAAACAGCATGTCTCTTGCGGCTGATCTAAGGAAACTGATCGGGGTACGAAGGTTGTTGTGTTGTGTCAACGAGGGAAGCTATGGGCGCAACAGGGCAAACAGTGATTGTGATGCGATCTTCCGCAGGCTGAAGGGAATGACAGGTAGAATTTACAGATGGCATGACGGGCAGCCGGTGATAGTAAATCGCAATCAGGAGAATCTGGGGCTTTACAATGGAGATCTGGGGATTGTACTGGAGGACGATGAGGGGCTTTGGGGGTGTTTCCCGGTGCAGGATGGGGTGCTGAGAGTGCCTGTGGAGAGGATAAGTGATCTGGATCAGGCGTATGCTATAAGCGTGCACAAATCACAGGGCTCAGAGTTTGAGGAGATCATGCTTCTTGTCCCCGAGAACTCATCGATGCCTGTTTCCCGTCAGCTTATCTACACCGCAATCACCCGGGCAAAGCACAGGGTGTGTATAGTGGATCCGGGAAAATTGATTTCTAATGAGAGCCTGCTGCCTGTTGAGGAAAGGTATAGCTTGCTTAGTGAGATACTCTGA